The window GGAGAGCTCGCCGCCGGGCAGCCGGATCGGCTCTCCCGGCTCGATCCATTGGGTCGATACCACCGGCGCACCCGCCGACTCGAGCTCACGCAGGTACCGCTTGTCGGTGTTCCAGCGGATGATCTCCACCGGGTTCAGCAAATTGGGCACCGTTTTCGCCCAGCTCAGGAACTCATCCCGCTGCTTCGCATAGTCCCACGTCGATCGGATCACCACGAGATCGAAGGCGGCCCAGTTCGAGTGTGGATCGTCCCACACCACCGGTACCGCGTCGATGCCACGGCGCCGCAACGGCTCGTACAAGAACTTGTCGTCATCGGTCAGTTCGGCGAACTCCGAACATGTGGCCAACGCGATCCGCGTCATCATTCCTTCCCCCATCGTGTCCGGTGCCGCACCGACGATACGCCAAGCGCACCGGGTTGCGCGCCCGCTGAGCCCCGCCCGGGACGTATCCGCTCGTAAACTGCCCTCTTGTGAACAACGAAGAGCTGAACGCTCCCACCACCGAAATCCGCCGGGTCTGTGTCTTCTGCGGCTCCAGCCCGGGCAACCGGGCAGAGTACGGCACCATGGCCGCGAAGCTGGGCACCCAGCTGGCCACCGAAGGGCTCGGCCTGGTCTACGGAGGCGCGAGGGTGGGCACCATGGGGACGGTGTCGGGTGCGGCCATCGCGGCCGGCGGCGAGGTGATCGGGGTCATCCCGCAGGGCCTGGTAGACCGGGAACTCGCCCGCCAGGACCTGACCGAACTACACGTCGTGGGCTCGATGCACGAACGCAAGGCGCTGATGAACCAGCTGTCCGATGCGTTCGTCGTCCTCGCCGGAGGTTACGGAACATTCGAGGAACTGTTCGAAGTGGTCACGTGGGCCCAACTCGGCCTGCACAACAAGCCCATCATCCTGCTCGATCAATCCGGCTTCTTCACGCCGCTGATGTCGATGCTCGATCACGCCGAGGCCGAGGGTTTCATCAGCGACACCGGACGTGCCCTGGTCCAACACGCCACCGACGCCGACGAAGCCATCAAGCTGGCTCGCCTGCCGGCTCCGCCGCAGCCGGAGCGCTTCCGGCTCTCCCCCGACGAGACATGATCCATCCCGCCCCACCCGACTGAACAGCAGGCGGCGATCCGGCAGTCGCGAGGTCGCCGAGTTGTGAGCGAACCGGCCTATGAAGATACGGGCACGGTTGCCCGGTAGCCCGACTCCTCGATCAGCACCAGGATCTCGTCCAGCGCGGTGACCGTCTGCGACCGGTCACCGCCGCCGTCGTGCAGCAGCACCACCGCACCGGGCTGAAGACCGTCGGCGACCCGGGCGACGATTTCCGACGCCCCGGGCCGCTTCCAGTCCTGCGAGTCGACGGTCCAGTCCAGCAAGGTGAGTCCGTGCTCCTCCGCGATCGGTGCGACCTCGGGCGCTACGTAGCGGGCAGGCTGGCGGAAGAAGCGGACCGGCGCGTCACCGGCGGCCTCGGCGATAGCACCGGCTGTCGCCGCGATCTCCTCGTCGATCTTCTCAGGCGAACGCTTGGCCAGCTCTGAGTCGTGGTTCTCGGTGTGGTTGCACAACGTGTGGCCGTCGTCGACGATCCGGCGCACCAGTTCCGGGTGCTGGCGAACCTGCACGCCCACCACGCAGAAGACGGCGCGAACCTCGTGCTCGGCCAGCAGGTCCAGGACCTGCGGTGTGTAGGTCGGGTGCGGGCCGTCGTCGAACGTCAGCGCCACGGAGTTCCCGCCCCGCAGCGCCGGCACCGACGCACCGCCGAACTCCAGTGGACCGCTGGTAGCTCGGACAGCCTCGGGCAGCGTGCTGAAATGACGCGCGGACGCTTCGGTGCCCGCGCCGGACTCGTCCGCGGAGCGACTGTTGGCCGCGCTCAAGGCGATGACGATCACGACTAGCACGCCCAGGAGCGGCATGGAGAGTTTCATGAGTCTCCTACCCCCCGAAGACATTTGACCGCTGCCCGCAGCTTAGGACTTGATCATCAGCGCCACGCCACGACACGCCGGATTTATCAGCACATATTCAACCGGACCAGGCGCGCGCTAGGAGGGAGTCTGCCCTATACGCGCGGGTTCTTGGTCCGGTGCTGCACCAACGCGATACCGAGCAGAACCACCAGGGCTGGAATCGCCGCGGTCCACTCCGGCACCACCAGGGCGATACCAGCGGCCACGAGGAGTATGCGTTCCAGTCGACTCGCCGAGCGCAGCAGGTAGCCGGTCAGGCCGGAACTGACCGCCAGCATCCCGAGCAACGCCGTGACCACCACCGGCAGAACCTCACCGACATTCGTGTCCTGCAACAGCAGGGCCGGTTCCAGTACGAAGATGAACGGGATGATGAATCCGACGATCGCGATCCGCAAGGCGGTAACGCCGGACTTCAGCGGATTCGCGCCGGCGATCCCCGAACCGGCGTAGGCGGCCAGGCAGACCGGCGGGGTGATGTCGGCGAGGATACCGAAGTAGAACACGAAGAGGTGCGCGGCGATGATCGGCACGTCGAACTCGCTGAGCAGGATCGGCGCCGCGATGGTGGCGGTCACCACGTAGTTCGCGGTGGTCGGCAGCCCCATGCCCAGGATCAGGCAGGCCAGCATGGTGAAGATCAGCACCAGCGGGAAGTGGCCGAACGCCAGATCCAGGATGCCACCGGCCAGCTTGCCACCCAGACCCGTCGCGGTGACGGTTCCCGCGACGATGCCCGCGGTGGCGCAGGCCGCGATCACTGGCAACGCGACCCGGGCGCCCGCCTCCAGCAGCCGCACGATACCCAATGGCGAGAGCCGGGTGGACGGACGCAGGAAACTCAGCGCGAACGCGGTGGCGATGCCGAAGAGCGCGGCGTTGGCCGGAGTGCGCCCGCTCAGCAGCAACCCGACGATGACGACGA is drawn from Phytoactinopolyspora mesophila and contains these coding sequences:
- a CDS encoding polysaccharide deacetylase family protein; its protein translation is MKLSMPLLGVLVVIVIALSAANSRSADESGAGTEASARHFSTLPEAVRATSGPLEFGGASVPALRGGNSVALTFDDGPHPTYTPQVLDLLAEHEVRAVFCVVGVQVRQHPELVRRIVDDGHTLCNHTENHDSELAKRSPEKIDEEIAATAGAIAEAAGDAPVRFFRQPARYVAPEVAPIAEEHGLTLLDWTVDSQDWKRPGASEIVARVADGLQPGAVVLLHDGGGDRSQTVTALDEILVLIEESGYRATVPVSS
- a CDS encoding TIGR00730 family Rossman fold protein, giving the protein MRRVCVFCGSSPGNRAEYGTMAAKLGTQLATEGLGLVYGGARVGTMGTVSGAAIAAGGEVIGVIPQGLVDRELARQDLTELHVVGSMHERKALMNQLSDAFVVLAGGYGTFEELFEVVTWAQLGLHNKPIILLDQSGFFTPLMSMLDHAEAEGFISDTGRALVQHATDADEAIKLARLPAPPQPERFRLSPDET